A genomic window from Sorex araneus isolate mSorAra2 chromosome 2, mSorAra2.pri, whole genome shotgun sequence includes:
- the LOC129401861 gene encoding olfactory receptor 7C2-like codes for MERGNHTPNSNFVLQGFAEEGALRHLLFGLFLSMYLVTLLGNLLIILAILSDSRLHTAMYFFLSHLSFADCCFTSTTIPKTLVALHTQSKVITYAGCLSQIFFFIVFGCLDNLFLTVMAYDRFVAICHPLHYTAIMNPLLCGLLALGSWGISVLGSLLETLTLLRLSFCTNREVPHFFCDLSTVLKLACSDTLLNNIVVYFVTVILAVVPLSGILFSYSQIFSSILKISSAGGKYKAFSTCGSHLSVVSLFYGTGLGVYLSSAATSSSRASQVASVMYTVVTPMLNPFIYSLRNRDMKGALQRLLSRVVPLRGENIPGCW; via the coding sequence ATGGAGAGAGGAAATCATACCCCAAACAGCAACTTTGTGCTCCAGGGGTTTGCAGAGGAAGGAGCCCTGCGGCATCTGCTCTTTGGGCTGTTtctgtccatgtacctggtcacgctcttggggaacctgctcatcatcctggccatcCTCTCAGATTCTCGCCTCCACACagccatgtacttcttcctctcccacctgTCCTTTGCTGATTgctgcttcacctccaccaccatccctAAGACGCTGGTGGCCCTCCACACACAGAGCAAAGTCATCACCTATGCAGGGTGCCTCAGCCAgatcttttttttcattgtgtttggATGCCTGGATAATTTGTTCCTGactgtgatggcctatgaccgcttcgtggccatctgccaccccctgcactacacagCCATCATGAACCCCCTGCTCTGTGGGCTGCTGGCTCTGGGGTCCTGGGGCATCAGTGTCCTTGGCTCCCTGCTGGAGACCCTAACCCTTCTGAGGCTGTCCTTCTGTACAAACAGGGAGGTCCCCCACTTTTTCTGTGACCTCTCTACGGTCCTGAAACTTGCCTGTTCAGATACCCTCCTCAATAACATAGTGGTGTACTTTGTGACTGTCATCCTGGCAGTTGTTCCTCTCTCTGGGATCCTCTTCTCCTACTCCCAGATTTTCTCCTCCATCCTGAAAATCTCATCAGCTGGAGGCAAGtacaaagccttctccacctgcggGTCTCACCTCTCAGTTGTCTCCTTGTTCTATGGCACAGGTCTGGGGGTCTACCTCAGCTCGGCAGCTACTTCATCCTCCAGGGCGAGTCAGGTGGCCTCAGTGATGTACACTGTGGTCActcccatgctgaaccccttcatctacagcctaaGGAACAGGGACATGAAAGGGGCCCTGCAGAGACTCCTCAGCAGAGTGGTGCCACTCAGAGGTGAGAACATCCCGGGCTGCTGGTGA